The window TGTGCCGGGGCCGTGGACGTCTTCTGCGCCGGTTCCTTGGCCAGCAGGGCCAGGAGGCGGCTGCGGGCCTGCCAGGCTCCGTAGCCGAGGGCGACCAGTGTTCCTGCGGTGAGCAGGACGGTGGCCGGCCAGTTCAGGCCGAGCTTGTCTTTGATCGCGGCCAGGATGCCGAAGACCACGGCCAGGCCGCCGATTCCGCCGGCGGTCTGCCCATACAGGTCCTCACCAGCACTGACCTGCTGTTTCTTCTTGCTCATATCCCTCCTTCTTCCGGTCGCGAGCACACGGAAGGGGCCGCGCGCTCGGGTGGTTTCTGGGATTTCGGCGGTGCTCGCCGGGTCTGCTTGCCGGGTCTGCGGCGGATCCGCTCGCCAGGTCACTCGCCGGGTCTGCACCGGTCGACTGCGCTGTTGGGTTCCGGCAGTCGCAGCAAAGGCCAGGCCGCAGGGGGTGCGGGCTGGCCTTCACTGGTGGTGCCGGACGGGGAGGCGGTTCAGGCGCCCGCGTCTTCGGGCTCTTCCTCCGCGCGCTCTTCCTCGGTGTCGGTGTCGGCCTCTTCCTCCTGGCCGGCCTGGTCGGTGCTCTCTTCCTTCGACAGCAGCGCTGCCCAGGTGCGGCGCACGCGCTTCTCGCTGCCGACGAAGCAGCCCTCGCGGAAGAGGTCGCGGGCCGCGCGGTAGGACAGCGGCGGGTCGTCGCGGTAGCGCAGGTGCCGCAGCACCACGGCGAGCTGACCGTCGGTCAGCGTCTCGCCGGGCTCCGGAGTCGGCACACCCGCCACGGCCGCGAGCTGCGCAAGCGTGACGGCGTCACGGCCCGCGTCACGGTCGGCGTGCCCCGAGCCGTGCCGCTCACTGTGCCGGTCGTGGCCCGGATCGCTCTGGCCTGCGTGACTGCCGTCGGCGTCTGTGCCGGATGCGGCACGCCCGCCCGGCAGGGCGGGCCTGTTGGCCCCGGAGCCGTCACGGCTGGCCGTGCCGGGCAGGGCGGGCGCCGTGGGCGTCCACGTGCCGAGCTCCGGCAGGCGGATCGCCGCGACCGAGGCGGGCAGCGCCTTCTCCGCGACGGTCTTCGCCGTGGTCTGCGCCTGGCCGTGCAGCTTCTCGGTCATCTTCTGCTGCGTCTTGAGCACCGACTCGCGGTAGGCGGTCTCCGCTTCGGCCACCCGCTTCTCCAGGTCGGTCGCGCACTCCAGCAGCTCGATGCGGTGCGCGGCTTCCGCCTCCATCGTCTCCAGTCGATCGGAGACCTGCTGGCGCTTGGTCGCGATGGCCTGCTGGGTGTCGGGCGACACCTTCCGTCCGAGGGACGGAAGGGCGATCCACCATGCGGTCTTGGTCGCGACGATGGCGATCGGGGTGAGGATCACGGCCAGCTCGAACTCGCCGGACGCCCGCATGATCAGGTCGGCTGTGGGGATCGCCGCGTTGACGACGGTGAGGACCAGGCCGGCCACCTGCACGCGCCGGGCGCGGGCCTTGTTGTTGCCGGACAGGATCTCGGTTGCCTGGAAGACGCACCACAGGGCGTCCAGGGCGCCCACGGTCGGTACGGCCCATGCCCCGAACTTCGGTTCGAGGATCTGGTAGCTGACGGCCATCGACAGGATCGCCACGGCCAGGGTGACGATCCCCAGAACGCTGAGGACCATCCCGCGCGGGGAAGGCGCCTGCGGCCACGTCCACTCTCGCTTGTTCTCTCGCTTCTTCACGTGCTTCTCCTTTGCTCGGTCAGACGGTGGCCGTGCCGGACAGGCGGGCGACCTTGGCGACGTGGGCGTTCAAGTTCTCGACGGTGCGGCGCAGCTGCCCCGCCAGGGAGCGCGAGGTGCCGTAGTCATCGGCGTCCGCGATCGGCCAGTCCGCGCCCCGGGGATATCCGGCGGCGGCCAGCGCCGCGGCGTGTCCGTAGTCGGCGTACAAGTGCTTCCTGTGGACCTCAGCGATCCGGACCGCACGGCAGTCGAACGCCTCAGCGGCCCGCAGCGCGCGGTCCTGCGCGTCGATCAGCCGGGAGACCGCGGGCCGCCACTCCGCGCCGGCTTCCGGACTGCGCAGGTAGGCGTAGGCGGCCTCCATGCCGGTCAGCTCTCGCTGGTAGGCCTTCCAGAGGGCGTCGGCGTCCTGGACGACTTCCTTCAGGTCCGCGGCGTAGGCGGCGTCGCGCCACTGATGCCCCGCCTGCTCGTACAGGTCGTGCAGGATGCCGCGGGCCGCCTTGCGTAACGCGCGCTCGGCCGTGTCGTCCGAGCCGTAGCCGAGCTTCGGGTCGGTGGAGACGTCCGGAGTGGACGGCTCCTTCTCGCGTCCCGTGAACGGCGCGAACTCGAACTTCAGCCAGGTCGGGTGCTGGTGAACCGCCGTCAGGTACGTGGGCAGGTGCGGCCGAAGACGCTCCCAGATCTCGGTCATGCCTTCCGGCGTGATCCGGTAGCCGCGTCCGAGATCCGTGGACGTCTCCGTCACGAGAGCGGGGGCCGGTGCCGGTTCGCGGTGGGGCAGGCCGTTGTCGTCCAGCGGCGCCCTGAGCGGAAGGGTGTGTGCCATGGGTTCTCCTCATTGACCGGCCGGACTGTCCGGCGGCCCGCCATCGCCCGACCCCGGCCGCCGTGGTGGGCGGGCAGGTGCGGGCGGTGACGGGCGGCCGTCAGGCCGTGGCCGCGAGGGGGCGGTGCGGGGCGATGACCCGGCCGTCGGGCAGCAGCTCGCCCGTGTCGTCGAAGAGCAGAGCGCCGTTGCACAGCAGGCTCCACCCCTGCTCCGGGTGGGCGGCCACCACGCGGGCGGCCTCCCGGTCGGGGCTGTCAGCCGTCGGACACGGCGGGGTGTGCAGGCACCGGCTGCTGGGCTGAAGCCGGGACGGGGCGGTCGGCGGGGTGAGGGTGCGCATCAAAACCTCCGGGAGGTCGACGAGTTGAGGGCGCGTGGCTGCGCGGCTCCCCTGGACGCCGCACGGCCCGGCCCCTGCATCTCGCGGGGGCCGGGCCGTGCGGGTCAGGCAGTCGGCAGACGGAGTGGATCAGTCGAACTCGTAACCGTCCGGGACCTCTCCCGCCCGCAGGGCGTCAGCGACGTCTCGGTAGTCGGCGGCCTGCTCGCGGTGGATCTGCGCGGCGCGGGCCGCACACTGCCGCTGGTACGCGGACTTGGTCGGGTCGGCAGCAGCGGCCTTGCCGTCGGCAGCCGCCGCGTCAGCACGGGACGCAGCCGTGTTCTCCCAGTAGTCGGCGTCGGCGTTCATGCGGGCACGGGTAATCCGGGCCATTGGTTTCTCCTGGTGGCTAGTCGGGTGAGCAGGCTGCTCGGCTCCCCTGGACCGCGCACGGCCCGGCCACCGCGAAGGGGATGCGGTGGCCGGGCCGTGCGGGTCAGGCAGCCGACAGAGGTGGCGGTGTCGGGCTGAGACAGTGGCTCAGAGGGGGCGGGTCAGGCGCAGGCGCCGCAGACGCCGCCGTCCCAGCCGTCCAGCCAGGCGCCGCACTCGGAGCACTGGCCGGAGCCGAAAGCGGTGTACGTGAGCCGCCGTAAGACGGTGCGCAGGCGGCGCATCAGGCGGCCCCCGATCCGCTGCAGGGCTGCCAAGCGGCCCTCCCGCAGCGGCACTGCCAGTACTCGCACATCGGGCAGACGTCCTCTTGCGCGGCCTCAGCCGCAGCGAGCCGGGCCCGCATCTGTGCGACGGTGCGCGGGGCGCGCCGGTCGGCGGGGATCGCGGCGTCCTGGCGGCGGACCACGTCCAGGAGGTGTGCTCCGAGACGCCGGTTCGCGTCCTCGGTCCCTGCCGTGTCAGGGCGGGTTCGTGTCATGATCTGCGTGGTCATAGGGACTCCAATTCCTGCTGACCAAGACGGCCCCGGAGCAGCAACTCCGGGGCCGTCGCCGTGGCGGGCCGGACGACCAGCCACGGCCCGTCTCCCACCTGCACCGGTGTCGGCGGGCGGGAGGGGGACCGTGGCGGATCGTCAGGCCGCCGCCGCGTAGGCCGTGGCCGGCTTGCCCTCGCGCAGCAGGTAATCGGAATTCGTCCACACCGAACCAATCGCGAACGGCTGCCCGTCCGGGCGCAGAGTGTCGCGGACGATGAGCGCCCACCGCGCGCTGTCACGGCGCAGCAGCTTCGCGGCCTCGCCCGGGTCGGTGACGAGCGCCAGGACCTCGAAGCGCCCGTCCACGTTCTGGTAGATCGCGCCGGGGCGGCGGGGCCCGACCTCCTGGTCGATGCGGGGCAGGGCGATGGTGACGGTAGGCATCATGCTGCAGCTCCGGTTTCGTAAAAGGGATTGCCAACGGCACCAAGAACCCCCAGGACTGGTGTTCCTGGGGGTTCGTCATGCGTGGCGGAAAGTGCGTCCTGCGCACTCCGCCGCCGGCCGGGCCCGTGGTAAAGCGGGGACGGTCGACGACGGGCAGCACAGGCTGCGGATCAGGCGTAGTGCAGGGCTACTTCCGAGGCTGCGGGTGGTACAGCGCCCTGGTGAGCGCGATGACCCGGCTGTCGAGTTCAGCCCGCTCGAACCGATCGAGCGGAGTGCCGAGCTGCCGCAAGGTCGCGGTGAGTTCGTCGCGCAGCCGCTGGACGGCGGTGCGCTGCACGGTCGTGGCGACCGCTGCCCAGTCGCCTGCTCGCTTGGCGGTCAGGTCGCGTACCAGCCGCTCACTCCGCTGCCGTTGCTCACGGTCGAACTGGACGGAAGCCTGGATTTCGGCCTGCCAGAGTTCCAGTTCGCCGCCCGTCTCGCACCGGCCGCCTTTCCTGCAGACCGGGCAGGAAGTGTGGTGCCGTGCGACGGCGGTACGGGCCGCTTCCAACAGAGAGGACAACAGGAACTCGGACTGCCTGGGAGCGTTCCTGAACCGGCTCACCGGCGGCGCGGTGGCCGTGCTCGGCTTGCGGTTGACCCGGTTGGTGCGGCGGGACTTGGTGCTCGGGTTCGCTTCCACCAGCTCCGTGCGCCACTCGCTGACCTCGATGTTGAGGTCGACCAGGCGGTTACTGCCCGAGCAGCGGCGCGGGTTCGGGGTCTTGAAGCGTTCGATGTGGTGCGGGACCAGCTTCGGGGTCTTGCCCAGGACACCCGTGATCGGGCACCACGTGGAGCAGTCGGGGCACACCAGGTGCTCCTTGCCGGGGCACAGGTCGATCTCGTTGGCCTTGAGGGTGGAGGCGACGATCGGCGGGCGGTGGCTGACCTGCTTCGTTCGGGTCTTACGGCGCCTCTTACGGGCCGTCGGCATCGCGGGCGTCGTGGTCATACGGACTCCTTGCGTGCGGAGGGAACGGGGTGCGTCGCGGTGCTCTCTCCGCCCGTCAGGCCGCACGGCGAAACCCCGGCGCCCTGACGGACGGAGAGCGCATCAGCGCTACTGCGACGTGCAATGCAGGAGCCGAATAGCCCGGAGAGCCGAGCAGCCTGGGGGATTTGGTGGCGCTATCACCCCAGCCACCCCCGAAGGGACGGCAGCTTCCTGCGGTCTTGCGGTTTGTGCAGTCCGCCCCTTGCAGGGCGGCACATGTGAGACCATAAGGCCTTACGCCTTAAGGTGACAAGCCTTAAGGTCGAACCATGCGGGCTGAAGTCGCAGGGCACTAGGGTTGCGACAGGTCACGACAGACCGAGGGGACACATGGTGAGCAGCAACGACGCTTGGATGGGTGAAGCCCAGCCGTATCTCGCACCGCGCCGGACAGGGGAACGTGACGCCTGGAGCGCTGAAGCCGCAGCGCACAACCGACGCGGCAGCCAGCGTCTGCTCGCAGTCGAAGACGTGGACCCTCCGGGCCCCGTGCGTGACTTCCTCAATGTGGGACCAGGCGAGAAGGTCGTAGTCCGTCGCCGGCTGATCCTGCTCGATGGCGAGCCAGTTGAACTGGCCGACTCGTACTATCCGGCCCACATCGCCCATGGCACCCGCCTGGCCGAGCGCGGCAAGATCCCTGGAGGTGCAGTCACACTGCTCGCCGCACTGGGTTTCACTCCCGAAGACGACCCGCTCGAAGATGTCTCCGCAGATACGGCCACGCCCAACCAATGCGAGGCCCTGGGCCTGGAATCCGGCGCGCCCGTCTTGGTACTGACCCGATTCACCACGTCCGCTGCCGGAGAACCGATGGAGGTCAGCGTTATGACCATGACGCGACACCTTCAGTATCGACAGAGGAAGCAGGCCGTCTGAGACATGGCTAGATCGTTCGAAGACAAGCGGTCGGCCCACCAGAAGATCGCTGCCGGGCTGCGGCGCCAGATCACACGAGGAGACCTCGCGCCAGGGGCGCAGCTTCCATCCACTCCCGCCTTGATGGAGCAGTACGGGGTCGCCGGGACCACAATCCAGA is drawn from Streptomyces umbrinus and contains these coding sequences:
- a CDS encoding GntR family transcriptional regulator codes for the protein MVSSNDAWMGEAQPYLAPRRTGERDAWSAEAAAHNRRGSQRLLAVEDVDPPGPVRDFLNVGPGEKVVVRRRLILLDGEPVELADSYYPAHIAHGTRLAERGKIPGGAVTLLAALGFTPEDDPLEDVSADTATPNQCEALGLESGAPVLVLTRFTTSAAGEPMEVSVMTMTRHLQYRQRKQAV
- a CDS encoding DUF5999 family protein, with translation MRTLTPPTAPSRLQPSSRCLHTPPCPTADSPDREAARVVAAHPEQGWSLLCNGALLFDDTGELLPDGRVIAPHRPLAATA